A stretch of Corynebacterium timonense DNA encodes these proteins:
- a CDS encoding DUF3097 domain-containing protein, protein MDRYAGDIFAGHARRTTPSYPQVPAEPGLVAEVYGDEFVGAVLGVERTYDGEFVRLEDRYGTQRLFKLLPGAFLVDGARVTLTRHVPRTDTAPRTSNSGSRRVEGVRAKVAQPSRIWVEGIHDAAIVEKVWGHDLRVEGVVVEYLEGLDNLAEKLAEFEPGPGRRIGVLADHLIEGTKESRLVADVGPHVLVTGHPYIDIWAAVKPASVKIPAWPEVPYGEDWKEGVCRRLGWSDPQEGWRRVYSSVGTFRDLDYTLIGAVERLIDFVTNPQLRKEDM, encoded by the coding sequence ATGGACCGTTACGCAGGAGACATCTTTGCCGGGCACGCGCGCCGCACAACGCCGTCCTACCCGCAAGTCCCGGCCGAGCCCGGGCTCGTCGCGGAGGTCTACGGTGACGAGTTCGTCGGCGCGGTCCTCGGGGTCGAGCGCACGTACGACGGCGAATTCGTCCGCCTCGAGGACAGGTACGGGACGCAGCGGCTGTTCAAACTACTTCCGGGGGCGTTCCTCGTCGACGGTGCGCGGGTGACGCTCACGCGCCACGTGCCGCGCACGGACACGGCGCCGCGCACCTCGAACTCGGGGTCGCGCAGAGTCGAGGGGGTGCGGGCGAAGGTTGCCCAACCGAGCCGGATCTGGGTCGAAGGCATCCACGACGCCGCAATCGTGGAGAAGGTGTGGGGCCATGACCTGCGCGTCGAAGGTGTCGTCGTGGAGTATCTGGAGGGCTTAGACAACCTCGCTGAGAAGCTGGCTGAGTTCGAGCCGGGGCCGGGTCGACGCATCGGCGTGCTCGCCGATCACCTCATCGAGGGGACGAAGGAGTCGCGCCTTGTTGCAGACGTCGGACCGCACGTGTTGGTGACCGGCCACCCGTACATTGACATCTGGGCAGCGGTAAAGCCGGCAAGCGTGAAGATCCCGGCGTGGCCCGAGGTGCCCTACGGCGAGGACTGGAAGGAAGGCGTGTGCCGGAGACTCGGGTGGTCCGACCCGCAGGAGGGGTGGCGGCGCGTGTATAGCTCGGTGGGGACGTTCCGAGACCTCGACTACACGTTGATCGGGGCTGTCGAGAGGCTGATAGATTTCGTAACAAACCCACAGCTACGAAAGGAAGACATGTAG
- a CDS encoding DIP1281 family NlpC/P60 protein, protein MGSTPLGTGLRWARTAVSVVTCSTILSLTASPSASSQPAGSSASELVAAIAQAQSRVDALDLRMGGLRENVNRALVELHDAQLRAEQARRGVEEARSRLNQSEDAVVSARTELSEVTRSLYRAQGGPSVLAGLNSDDHAKDALDRASFLRSQREEKQEQLTEVERARTVAANEESTLREASNYAEEAANDAVAAETAARAVLEESQQELEAQLAERQAAHDELVSVQAQLDAVRPSAARPAEDEEAVPDTTVPDTAAPDTTAPSTASTETQETETRETRADEPAEQPGTAETEPEAPDEAGSHPALVQPQPPAPAAGVAGTPYAASQDDIDAVRDEVSSSFPGTPELSDTVISSALSTAQQAAQRAGETLSDPTIQAAAIAAASALVASSQAPHDTLDNPYTANGSSAGAGELVAAFSRGLTDVLEGRVATASPAVEEVLPEVDSAATATEKITGTVPVGNGVETVIARAMSMIGTPYVWGGGDANGPTTGVNGGSQLGFDCSGLVLYAFAGVGISLPHYTGDQYRRGTQIDPSEARRGDLLFWGPNGNQHVAIYLGDGTMIEAPTFGQTVTISPVRYGGMSAKAVRLL, encoded by the coding sequence GTGGGCAGCACACCTTTGGGCACGGGTCTGCGCTGGGCACGCACAGCCGTCAGCGTCGTCACGTGCTCGACCATCTTGTCACTCACAGCCTCGCCGAGCGCGTCGAGCCAACCCGCGGGCTCGAGCGCCTCCGAGCTCGTCGCCGCCATCGCGCAGGCACAATCGCGTGTCGACGCCCTCGACCTCCGCATGGGCGGCCTGCGCGAAAACGTCAACAGGGCGCTCGTCGAGCTTCACGACGCCCAACTGCGCGCCGAGCAAGCTCGGCGCGGCGTCGAGGAAGCCCGCTCGCGGCTGAACCAGTCCGAGGACGCGGTTGTCAGCGCACGGACCGAACTATCGGAGGTGACACGCTCGCTGTACCGCGCCCAGGGCGGGCCCTCCGTGCTCGCCGGGCTCAACAGCGACGACCACGCGAAAGACGCTCTCGACCGCGCCTCCTTCCTGCGCAGCCAACGGGAAGAGAAGCAGGAGCAGCTCACTGAGGTCGAGCGCGCCCGCACCGTCGCAGCGAACGAGGAATCGACGCTCCGAGAGGCGAGCAACTACGCGGAGGAAGCTGCGAACGACGCCGTCGCCGCCGAAACGGCTGCCCGCGCCGTGCTCGAGGAGTCTCAGCAGGAGCTGGAGGCGCAGCTGGCCGAGCGCCAGGCCGCGCACGACGAGCTCGTCTCCGTGCAAGCCCAGCTGGATGCCGTCCGTCCGTCCGCCGCGCGGCCCGCCGAGGATGAAGAGGCAGTGCCGGACACCACGGTGCCGGATACCGCGGCGCCGGACACCACGGCGCCGAGCACCGCCTCGACTGAGACCCAGGAAACCGAAACCCGAGAAACCAGAGCCGACGAGCCCGCGGAACAGCCGGGCACCGCGGAGACCGAGCCCGAGGCTCCCGACGAGGCGGGTTCCCACCCTGCCCTCGTCCAGCCGCAGCCCCCCGCCCCGGCGGCGGGCGTAGCGGGCACCCCCTACGCCGCCTCGCAAGACGACATCGACGCCGTGCGCGACGAGGTCTCGAGCAGCTTCCCGGGCACACCCGAGCTCAGCGACACCGTGATCTCAAGCGCCCTGTCGACCGCGCAGCAAGCAGCGCAGCGGGCCGGCGAGACGCTCAGCGACCCGACGATTCAGGCCGCGGCGATCGCGGCTGCGTCGGCTCTGGTGGCATCGTCGCAGGCGCCGCACGACACTCTGGACAACCCGTACACGGCTAACGGAAGCAGTGCCGGCGCTGGGGAGCTTGTCGCCGCGTTTTCCCGCGGGCTGACGGACGTCCTCGAAGGGCGCGTCGCGACGGCATCCCCCGCGGTCGAGGAGGTCCTGCCCGAGGTTGACTCCGCAGCGACCGCCACGGAGAAGATCACTGGCACGGTCCCGGTGGGCAACGGCGTGGAAACCGTGATTGCGCGCGCAATGTCGATGATTGGCACCCCCTACGTGTGGGGCGGCGGCGACGCCAACGGCCCGACCACGGGTGTCAATGGCGGTAGCCAGCTTGGCTTCGACTGCTCGGGGCTGGTGCTCTACGCTTTCGCTGGGGTGGGCATCAGCCTCCCGCACTACACCGGCGACCAGTACCGGCGCGGCACCCAGATCGACCCGAGCGAGGCTCGTCGCGGCGACCTATTGTTCTGGGGGCCCAACGGTAACCAACACGTGGCGATCTACCTGGGGGACGGCACGATGATCGAGGCCCCGACGTTCGGGCAGACAGTGACGATCTCCCCGGTGCGCTACGGCGGTATGTCGGCGAAGGCGGTTCGTCTGTTGTAG
- a CDS encoding DUF6676 family protein, protein MIPAGIDMPDLATQLEEDGIAFTAPHPATAPLEAHLEATLNAIDIDAIAPIGVVVVEHTPERLADLRDVAQDLALATDYETVVVRSPGGAGIVSEHLTRAEIESGQRAMLAEQDYGEGLRAFVSEASSVAIPWGVVAVAIALVIAVVCGATFARARSVVKR, encoded by the coding sequence ATGATCCCCGCTGGTATTGACATGCCCGACCTCGCAACCCAGCTGGAGGAGGATGGCATCGCCTTCACGGCACCCCACCCCGCCACTGCGCCCTTGGAGGCGCACCTCGAGGCCACCCTGAACGCGATCGACATCGACGCGATCGCCCCGATCGGCGTGGTGGTAGTGGAGCACACGCCCGAGCGCCTCGCGGACCTGCGTGACGTCGCCCAGGATCTCGCGCTCGCGACCGACTACGAGACTGTCGTCGTTCGCTCACCCGGCGGGGCGGGGATTGTGAGCGAGCACTTGACGCGCGCCGAGATCGAGAGCGGGCAGCGTGCCATGCTCGCCGAGCAGGACTACGGCGAGGGGCTTCGAGCCTTCGTGTCCGAGGCGTCGTCGGTGGCGATCCCGTGGGGAGTCGTTGCCGTCGCGATCGCGCTTGTGATCGCCGTAGTGTGCGGGGCAACCTTTGCCCGCGCGCGCTCCGTCGTCAAGCGATAG
- a CDS encoding ACT domain-containing protein, translating to MQAIITTTGRDQIGIIAAVSAAAAEHNLNVLDVTQTLMDDFFTMVMRVNIPGDPVDMGELQEHLARAGEPLGVVVRIQSADLFTAMNEI from the coding sequence ATGCAGGCAATCATTACGACTACCGGGCGCGACCAGATCGGCATCATCGCCGCAGTCTCCGCCGCCGCGGCAGAGCACAACCTCAACGTACTCGACGTCACTCAGACGCTCATGGACGACTTCTTCACCATGGTCATGCGCGTCAACATTCCCGGCGACCCCGTCGACATGGGCGAGCTGCAGGAGCACCTCGCCCGAGCGGGAGAGCCGCTCGGCGTCGTGGTGCGTATCCAGTCGGCGGACTTGTTCACCGCCATGAACGAGATTTAG
- a CDS encoding TetR/AcrR family transcriptional regulator produces the protein MPIVSNDELSRRRSDIIDAARGCFAQYGYEGATVTRLEKATGKTRGAIFHHFGDKESLFLAVASEDARRQAEVVADNGLIEVMRTLVAHPEAHSWYMTRAETVRKLRTDPAFEERWRGHQEVLDEAVRSRLSHNADMREDVPLDVIQTYLETVMDGLVVKLAEGESSARLSAMLDLVELSVRAPVPEH, from the coding sequence ATGCCCATAGTCAGCAACGACGAGTTATCCCGTCGCCGCAGCGACATCATCGACGCCGCGCGCGGGTGCTTCGCACAGTACGGCTACGAGGGGGCAACGGTGACCCGGCTGGAAAAAGCCACCGGTAAAACCCGGGGCGCGATCTTCCACCACTTCGGCGACAAGGAATCGCTTTTCCTCGCAGTCGCCAGCGAGGATGCGCGTCGCCAGGCTGAGGTCGTGGCGGACAACGGCCTGATCGAGGTCATGCGGACCCTCGTCGCCCACCCGGAGGCGCACAGCTGGTACATGACCCGCGCGGAAACCGTCCGCAAGCTCCGCACGGACCCCGCCTTCGAGGAGCGCTGGCGGGGGCACCAAGAGGTGCTCGACGAGGCGGTTCGCTCGCGGTTGTCGCACAACGCGGACATGCGTGAGGACGTCCCCCTCGACGTCATCCAGACGTATCTCGAAACGGTGATGGACGGGCTCGTCGTCAAGCTTGCCGAGGGCGAATCCTCCGCGCGCCTGTCCGCCATGCTCGACCTGGTGGAGCTTTCAGTACGGGCCCCTGTCCCCGAGCACTAG
- a CDS encoding PFL family protein yields the protein MAVDFRIAARNVVSVIQMIEDYRLDIRTVTMGISLIGCTRPTMAATAEAVYDRVTTRAARLVEVCEGIERELGIPIVNKRISVSPVSLVAAGAEGDPVDIATALDRAAAELGVNFVGGYSALVEKGATESDTRLIRSIPEALSTTEAVCGSVNVATSRAGINMDAVRTMGEVVKEAAQLTADRSSIACAKLVVFANAVGDNPFMAGAFHGIEEPDTVVSVGVSGPGVVDNAIGSLEGATLNEVAEEIKKAAFKITRAGQLVGTMAAERLGVPFGIVDLSLAPTAEIGDSVAHILEHMGLDQVGTHGTTAALALLNDAVKKGGMMACSRVGGLSGSFIPVSEDQGMIDAVRSGSISMDKLEAMTSICSVGFDMVAIPGDTSAELIAGMIADEAAIGVMNHKTTAARLIPVPGTKPGDEVNFGGLLGYAPVIPVSSVGNDAFIRRGGFIPAPVHGFRN from the coding sequence GTGGCCGTAGATTTCAGGATCGCTGCACGCAACGTCGTCAGCGTCATCCAGATGATCGAGGACTACCGGCTGGATATCCGGACGGTGACGATGGGGATCTCCCTGATCGGGTGCACGCGCCCCACCATGGCCGCGACCGCCGAGGCGGTCTACGACAGGGTGACCACGCGCGCCGCGCGCCTCGTCGAGGTCTGCGAAGGCATCGAGCGCGAGCTCGGCATCCCGATCGTGAACAAGCGCATCTCGGTCTCCCCCGTCTCGCTTGTTGCGGCGGGCGCCGAGGGCGACCCGGTGGACATCGCCACGGCCCTCGACCGCGCCGCCGCCGAACTGGGCGTCAACTTCGTCGGCGGCTATTCGGCGCTGGTGGAAAAGGGCGCCACGGAGTCCGACACGCGACTCATCCGCTCCATCCCGGAGGCTCTCAGCACCACCGAGGCCGTCTGTGGATCGGTAAACGTGGCCACCTCCCGGGCCGGCATCAACATGGACGCCGTGCGCACCATGGGCGAGGTGGTCAAAGAGGCCGCGCAGCTGACCGCAGACCGCTCCTCCATCGCCTGCGCGAAGCTCGTGGTCTTTGCCAATGCCGTCGGCGACAACCCCTTCATGGCGGGTGCTTTCCACGGCATCGAGGAACCCGACACGGTCGTCTCCGTCGGCGTGTCGGGCCCCGGCGTCGTCGACAACGCGATCGGTTCGCTCGAAGGCGCGACCCTTAACGAGGTCGCCGAGGAGATCAAAAAGGCGGCGTTCAAAATCACCCGGGCCGGCCAGCTCGTTGGCACCATGGCCGCCGAGCGCCTCGGGGTTCCCTTCGGCATCGTCGATCTTTCCCTCGCTCCGACGGCCGAGATCGGCGACTCTGTCGCACACATCCTCGAGCACATGGGGCTCGACCAGGTGGGCACCCACGGCACGACGGCGGCGCTCGCGTTGCTGAACGACGCCGTCAAGAAGGGCGGCATGATGGCCTGCTCCCGCGTCGGCGGCCTCTCCGGCTCCTTCATTCCCGTCTCCGAAGACCAGGGCATGATCGACGCAGTGCGCTCCGGATCGATCTCTATGGACAAGCTTGAGGCCATGACCTCGATTTGCTCCGTCGGCTTCGACATGGTCGCCATTCCCGGCGACACGTCCGCCGAACTCATCGCCGGCATGATCGCCGACGAGGCCGCCATCGGAGTCATGAACCATAAGACCACCGCCGCGCGCCTCATCCCCGTCCCCGGCACGAAGCCCGGCGACGAGGTCAACTTCGGCGGTCTCCTCGGCTACGCTCCCGTCATCCCGGTCAGCAGCGTTGGCAACGACGCGTTCATCCGCCGCGGCGGGTTCATCCCGGCACCGGTGCACGGGTTCAGGAACTAG
- a CDS encoding ferrochelatase, whose protein sequence is MAFHDYDALLVLSFGGPEGEDEVIPFLENVTRGRGIPRERLAEVGEHYFHFGGVSPITAQNREIIANVEDELTTRGIDLPVYFGNRNWRPFAEDAARRIAADGHRRVLVFATSAWGGYSACRQYDEDILRLREATPELEFTKLWQFYGHPDFIRLNAEYLREAVERAEGKRTAILFSAHSVPTAADQASGGPQDSQLYSRQVAEAARLVAKDAGVDDYEVVWQSRSGNPATPWLEPDVVDRSLEIHAADRPEHIICVPIGFITDHMEVVWDLDTELKEAVEDKGMSLDRVPTVGLTKDFAAMVVDIAENVAQGSTPPTLSEVTVQGCTVNGAPCAAKCCAPAQPKPASA, encoded by the coding sequence ATGGCATTTCATGACTACGACGCACTCCTCGTCCTTTCCTTCGGTGGCCCCGAGGGAGAGGACGAGGTTATTCCTTTTCTGGAGAACGTGACCCGCGGGCGCGGCATCCCCCGCGAGCGCCTCGCAGAGGTAGGGGAGCACTACTTCCACTTCGGCGGTGTCAGCCCCATCACCGCGCAGAATCGGGAAATCATCGCGAACGTGGAGGACGAGCTCACGACCCGCGGCATCGACCTGCCGGTCTACTTCGGCAACCGCAACTGGCGGCCGTTCGCGGAAGATGCCGCGCGCAGGATCGCTGCCGACGGCCACCGACGAGTCCTCGTGTTCGCTACCTCAGCGTGGGGCGGATACTCCGCGTGCCGCCAGTATGACGAGGACATCCTGCGCCTGCGGGAGGCGACGCCAGAGCTAGAGTTCACCAAGCTGTGGCAGTTCTACGGCCACCCGGACTTTATTCGGCTCAACGCTGAGTACCTGCGCGAGGCAGTCGAGCGCGCCGAGGGGAAGCGGACGGCGATCCTCTTCTCCGCCCACAGCGTCCCCACCGCGGCGGATCAGGCCTCGGGCGGCCCGCAGGACTCGCAGCTGTACTCGCGCCAGGTTGCCGAGGCCGCGCGCCTCGTGGCCAAGGACGCGGGCGTGGACGACTACGAGGTTGTCTGGCAGTCCCGCTCGGGTAACCCGGCCACCCCGTGGCTCGAGCCCGACGTCGTGGACCGTTCGCTTGAGATCCACGCCGCGGACCGTCCCGAGCACATCATCTGCGTGCCCATCGGGTTTATTACGGACCACATGGAGGTCGTGTGGGACCTAGACACCGAACTCAAAGAAGCGGTCGAGGACAAAGGCATGAGCCTGGACCGCGTTCCCACAGTAGGCCTGACCAAGGACTTTGCCGCGATGGTCGTCGATATCGCGGAGAACGTCGCGCAGGGATCGACGCCGCCCACCCTGTCCGAAGTCACCGTGCAGGGCTGCACGGTCAACGGCGCGCCCTGCGCGGCGAAGTGCTGCGCACCGGCCCAGCCGAAGCCCGCCAGCGCCTAG
- a CDS encoding glutamine amidotransferase-related protein, producing MSRFLLVCLRNGEIGPSVVEAELNDILRATALAREDVEVRVIDSPSATIGDVSGFAGVIVGGSSLTVTTPQYNAWQNHVNAELRGLLTADVPVFFICFGMCWLVDALGGAVGHSSPEASGPTVVELTDAAHDDPLLADFPARFDALTGHTENPEVVPADLTVLATGPTTTVQVARWGEKVWACQFHAEMDAPAMKTRMDFFYDYGYFPLTDYDTIIASLPSVDVTWSNELLRRYVQHCRSE from the coding sequence ATGTCTAGGTTCCTCCTCGTCTGTCTCCGAAACGGAGAGATCGGGCCCTCCGTGGTGGAGGCCGAGCTCAACGACATCCTTCGTGCCACCGCGCTCGCCCGCGAGGACGTCGAGGTGCGGGTCATCGACTCCCCCTCGGCGACGATCGGCGACGTGTCCGGCTTCGCCGGCGTCATCGTCGGCGGCAGCTCCTTGACCGTCACGACCCCGCAGTACAACGCCTGGCAGAACCACGTCAACGCCGAACTGCGCGGCCTGCTCACCGCGGACGTGCCTGTCTTCTTCATCTGCTTCGGCATGTGCTGGCTTGTCGACGCCCTCGGCGGCGCCGTCGGCCACTCCAGCCCCGAGGCCTCCGGCCCCACCGTGGTCGAGCTCACCGACGCCGCCCACGACGACCCGCTGCTCGCCGACTTCCCGGCTCGCTTCGACGCGCTCACCGGCCACACCGAAAACCCAGAGGTGGTGCCCGCCGACCTCACGGTGCTCGCCACCGGCCCCACCACCACCGTGCAAGTCGCCCGCTGGGGCGAGAAGGTGTGGGCGTGCCAGTTCCACGCTGAGATGGACGCGCCCGCGATGAAGACCCGCATGGACTTCTTCTACGACTACGGCTACTTCCCGCTGACGGACTATGACACGATCATCGCCTCGCTGCCGAGCGTCGACGTCACCTGGTCGAACGAGCTGCTCAGGCGCTACGTGCAGCACTGCCGCAGCGAGTGA
- the acnA gene encoding aconitate hydratase AcnA, producing MAESKNSFNAKKTLEVGEKSYDYFALDAVEGMDKLPYSLKVLGENLLRTEDGKNVTEEHIKALANWDPEAEPSVEIQFTPARVLMQDFTGVPCVVDLATMREAVSSLGGNPDQVNPLNPAEMVIDHSVIIEAFGSTDALDKNVEIEYQRNEERYQFLRWGAENFSNFRVVPPGTGIVHQVNIEYLSRVVFDNEGVAYPDTCIGTDSHTTMENGLGILGWGVGGIEAEAAMLGQPVSMLIPRVVGFKLTGEIPVGVTATDVVLTITEMLREHGVVQKFVEFYGNGVSQIPLANRATIGNMSPEFGSTCAIFPIDQETINYLELTGRDQVTLDRVEAYAKAQGMWLEQDAEEAQYSEYLELDLSTVKPSIAGPKRPQDRILLSESKSTFRQQLPDYNDAGDETFEPVRAAKSESVSYNESWAANGESAAEGAEGRASKPVIVESPKGGEYTLDHGAVAIAAITSCTNTSNPSVMIGAALLARKAAEKGLRAKPWVKTVMSPGSQVVDGYYERADLWKDLEAVGFYLTGFGCASCIGNSGPLPTEVSEAINEYDLTATAVLSGNRNFEGRISPDVKMNYLASPLLVIAYAIAGTMDFDFETQPLGQDSEGNDVYLKDVWPSPEEIEKTIADTISREMYEHDYADVFEGDAQWKNLEVPEGTTFEWNDDSTYIRKAPYFDDMPEEPEAVEDIAGARVLAKLGDSVTTDHISPASSIKPGTPAANYLDENGVARHEYNSFGSRRGNHEVMVRGTFANIRLRNQLVDEAGGYTRDFTQEGAPQAYIYDAAQNYAKEGTPLVVLAGKEYGTGSSRDWAAKGTNLLGVKAVITESFERIHRSNLIGMGVLPLQFPDGESHESLGLDGTETFDISGITAFNDGDTIPSTVHVTATKDGGEKVEFDAVVRVDTPGEAEYYRHGGILQYVLRQMVKS from the coding sequence GTGGCTGAAAGTAAGAACTCCTTCAACGCTAAGAAAACCCTTGAGGTCGGCGAAAAGTCCTACGACTACTTCGCACTCGACGCCGTCGAAGGAATGGACAAGCTTCCCTATTCCCTGAAGGTCCTCGGAGAAAACCTTCTGCGCACCGAGGACGGAAAGAACGTCACCGAGGAGCACATCAAGGCCCTCGCCAACTGGGACCCGGAGGCGGAGCCCTCCGTCGAGATCCAGTTCACCCCGGCCCGCGTTCTCATGCAGGATTTCACCGGCGTGCCCTGTGTGGTCGACCTGGCCACCATGCGCGAGGCCGTCTCTAGCCTGGGCGGTAACCCGGACCAGGTGAACCCGCTCAACCCGGCCGAGATGGTCATCGACCACTCCGTCATCATCGAGGCGTTCGGCAGCACCGACGCGCTGGATAAGAACGTGGAGATCGAGTACCAGCGCAACGAAGAGCGTTACCAGTTCCTGCGCTGGGGCGCGGAGAACTTCTCCAACTTCCGCGTTGTGCCCCCGGGGACCGGCATTGTCCACCAGGTCAACATCGAGTACCTCTCCCGCGTCGTCTTCGACAACGAGGGTGTCGCCTACCCGGACACCTGCATCGGCACCGACTCCCACACCACCATGGAAAACGGCCTGGGTATCCTGGGCTGGGGAGTCGGCGGCATCGAGGCTGAGGCCGCGATGCTTGGCCAGCCGGTGTCCATGCTCATCCCGCGCGTCGTCGGCTTCAAGCTCACCGGCGAGATCCCCGTCGGCGTCACCGCCACCGACGTCGTGCTCACCATCACCGAGATGCTGCGCGAGCACGGCGTGGTGCAGAAGTTCGTCGAGTTCTACGGCAACGGCGTGAGCCAGATCCCGCTGGCCAACCGCGCCACCATCGGCAACATGTCGCCCGAGTTCGGCTCCACCTGCGCGATCTTCCCGATCGACCAGGAGACCATCAACTACCTCGAGCTGACCGGCCGCGACCAGGTCACCCTCGACCGCGTCGAGGCCTACGCCAAGGCACAGGGCATGTGGCTCGAGCAGGACGCCGAGGAGGCGCAGTACTCCGAGTACCTCGAGCTCGACCTGTCCACGGTCAAGCCCTCGATCGCCGGCCCGAAGCGCCCCCAGGACCGCATCCTGCTCTCCGAGTCTAAGTCGACCTTCCGCCAGCAGCTGCCGGACTACAACGACGCTGGCGACGAGACCTTCGAGCCGGTGCGCGCCGCCAAGAGCGAGTCCGTCTCCTACAACGAGTCCTGGGCCGCGAACGGCGAGTCCGCAGCCGAGGGTGCCGAAGGCCGCGCCTCCAAGCCGGTCATCGTCGAATCCCCGAAGGGCGGCGAGTACACCCTCGACCACGGCGCCGTCGCCATCGCGGCGATCACCTCCTGCACCAACACCTCGAACCCCTCTGTCATGATCGGCGCTGCTCTGCTTGCCCGGAAGGCCGCCGAAAAGGGCCTGCGCGCCAAGCCGTGGGTCAAGACCGTCATGTCTCCCGGCTCCCAGGTTGTCGACGGCTACTACGAGCGCGCCGACCTGTGGAAGGACCTCGAGGCCGTGGGCTTCTACCTCACCGGCTTCGGCTGCGCCTCCTGCATCGGTAACTCCGGTCCGCTGCCCACCGAAGTCTCCGAGGCCATCAACGAGTACGACCTCACCGCGACCGCCGTGTTGTCCGGCAACCGCAACTTCGAAGGCCGCATCTCCCCGGACGTGAAGATGAACTACCTTGCGTCCCCGCTGCTCGTTATCGCCTACGCCATTGCGGGCACCATGGACTTCGATTTCGAGACCCAGCCGCTCGGCCAGGACTCCGAGGGCAACGATGTCTACCTCAAGGACGTCTGGCCCTCCCCGGAGGAGATCGAGAAGACCATCGCCGACACCATCTCCCGCGAGATGTACGAGCACGACTACGCCGACGTGTTTGAGGGCGACGCGCAGTGGAAGAACCTCGAGGTCCCCGAAGGCACGACCTTCGAGTGGAACGACGACTCCACCTACATCCGCAAGGCGCCGTACTTCGACGACATGCCGGAGGAGCCGGAGGCCGTCGAGGACATCGCGGGCGCTCGCGTCCTGGCGAAGCTGGGTGACTCGGTCACGACCGACCACATCTCCCCCGCCTCGTCCATCAAGCCGGGTACCCCAGCCGCGAACTACCTCGACGAGAACGGCGTCGCGCGCCACGAGTACAACTCCTTCGGCTCGCGCCGCGGTAACCACGAGGTCATGGTCCGCGGCACCTTCGCCAACATCCGCCTGCGCAACCAGCTCGTGGACGAGGCCGGCGGCTACACCCGCGACTTCACACAAGAGGGCGCTCCGCAGGCCTACATCTACGACGCGGCGCAGAACTACGCCAAGGAGGGCACCCCGCTTGTCGTCCTCGCTGGCAAGGAGTACGGGACCGGCTCCTCGCGCGACTGGGCCGCGAAGGGCACCAACCTGCTCGGCGTGAAGGCCGTCATCACCGAGTCCTTCGAGCGCATCCACCGCTCGAACCTGATCGGTATGGGTGTGCTGCCGCTGCAGTTCCCGGACGGTGAGTCGCACGAGAGCCTGGGCCTCGACGGCACCGAGACCTTCGATATCTCCGGCATCACTGCCTTCAACGACGGCGACACCATCCCGTCAACCGTCCACGTCACCGCCACCAAGGACGGCGGCGAGAAGGTCGAGTTCGACGCCGTGGTCCGCGTCGACACGCCTGGCGAGGCCGAGTACTACCGCCACGGCGGCATCCTGCAGTACGTGCTGCGCCAGATGGTCAAGAGCTAA
- a CDS encoding NfeD family protein, whose translation MGAIVWLIGAVVLAGLELAVGEFTFLMLAAGALTTSGAALFGLPLWAEVAVFAATSAAFWVFLRPYLHRRFLTPGAYNDSPRTLVGSRAEVIEDITPGGGQIRLDGTIWSARALDPAVRIASGEHVTVSDIDGPVAVVWKDN comes from the coding sequence GTGGGCGCGATCGTGTGGTTAATCGGAGCAGTAGTACTCGCGGGCCTCGAGTTGGCCGTCGGCGAATTTACCTTCCTCATGCTTGCCGCCGGAGCGCTCACGACCTCGGGCGCCGCATTGTTCGGCCTGCCATTGTGGGCTGAGGTTGCGGTATTTGCCGCCACCTCCGCAGCGTTTTGGGTGTTTCTTCGCCCGTATCTACACAGGCGCTTTCTCACCCCGGGGGCGTATAACGACTCACCCCGTACCCTCGTCGGATCCCGCGCGGAGGTAATCGAGGACATAACGCCCGGCGGCGGCCAGATCCGCCTCGACGGCACGATCTGGTCGGCCCGCGCGCTTGACCCGGCGGTCCGCATCGCCTCCGGGGAACACGTAACCGTATCGGACATCGACGGCCCGGTCGCGGTCGTCTGGAAGGACAACTAA